The Amycolatopsis sp. DG1A-15b genome window below encodes:
- a CDS encoding DUF2631 domain-containing protein: MAGKAVEKRRPEVDPRDEPSAAWGWHGSFPKATRIAGWVSAIILLVMIKGNHENNTENVWLVGLALFLVLLLVLDIRKRRTAWRR, from the coding sequence GTGGCAGGCAAGGCGGTCGAGAAGAGGCGGCCCGAGGTCGACCCGCGCGACGAGCCGTCCGCGGCCTGGGGCTGGCACGGCTCGTTCCCGAAGGCCACCCGCATCGCCGGCTGGGTCAGCGCGATCATCCTGCTGGTGATGATCAAGGGCAACCACGAGAACAACACCGAGAACGTGTGGCTGGTCGGCCTGGCCCTGTTCCTCGTCCTGCTGCTGGTGCTGGACATCCGCAAGCGGCGCACGGCCTGGCGCCGGTAG
- a CDS encoding class I SAM-dependent methyltransferase, translating into MVANRAMNRERRLAGRDGYSRVLGFDIPGLPPGARWLDLCCGSGRALLDAAEARPDLDITGVDLVGYFAAAGPVRFETASITAWEPAGRFDLVTCVHGFHYVGDKLGALLRAASWLRDGGVFVANFDVAGIEAPGGARRVLRALREAGFTYDSRAHRIRRAGPFGGSLPFRYLGADDRAGPNYTGQPAVRSFYESTL; encoded by the coding sequence GTGGTGGCCAACCGGGCGATGAACCGCGAGCGCCGGTTGGCCGGTCGCGACGGCTATTCGCGGGTGCTCGGCTTCGACATCCCGGGCCTGCCGCCGGGCGCCCGCTGGCTCGATCTGTGCTGCGGCAGCGGACGTGCGCTCCTGGACGCGGCCGAGGCCCGGCCGGATCTGGACATCACGGGCGTCGACCTCGTCGGCTACTTCGCGGCGGCCGGGCCGGTGCGGTTCGAGACGGCGTCGATCACCGCGTGGGAGCCCGCGGGCCGGTTCGACCTCGTCACCTGCGTGCACGGCTTCCACTACGTCGGCGACAAGCTGGGCGCGCTGCTGCGGGCGGCGTCCTGGCTGCGCGATGGGGGCGTGTTCGTGGCGAACTTCGACGTCGCGGGAATCGAAGCGCCGGGTGGGGCGCGCCGGGTGCTGCGCGCCTTGCGCGAAGCGGGTTTCACCTACGACTCGCGAGCACACCGGATCCGGCGGGCCGGCCCCTTCGGCGGCTCGCTGCCCTTCCGCTACCTCGGCGCGGACGACCGGGCGGGCCCGAACTACACGGGCCAGCCCGCCGTCCGCTCGTTCTACGAATCAACCCTGTAG
- the dxr gene encoding 1-deoxy-D-xylulose-5-phosphate reductoisomerase: protein MTTSRSVLVLGSTGSIGVQALDVAARNPHLFRVAGIAAGGTDPAALAAQAIAHGVEAVAVTRATAAEDVQLALYAEAQKRGYAQGEFKLPRLFAGTDAVTELIDAVEVDTVLNALPGSRGLEPTLRALATGATLALANKESLIAGGPLVLAAAKPGQLVPVDSEHSAIAQALRAGHRSEVARLVLTASGGPFRGRKRAELAGVTVEQAMAHPTWSMGPLITINSATLVNKGLELIEAALLFGIEPAKIDVTVHPQSIVHSMVTFTDGSTIAQASPPDMRLPIALALHWPDRVPGAAAACTWDQAATWTFEPLDDEAFPAVELARHCGTEGGCLPAVYNAANEELVSAFLAQNTSFTSIVDTVSEVVGAADEWRREPRDVEDVLAAERWARARAGSIIEGK from the coding sequence ATGACTACCTCGCGAAGCGTTCTCGTGCTCGGCTCGACCGGGTCCATCGGCGTGCAGGCCCTCGACGTCGCCGCGCGCAACCCGCACCTGTTCCGGGTGGCCGGGATCGCCGCGGGCGGGACCGATCCGGCCGCGCTCGCCGCGCAGGCGATCGCCCACGGCGTCGAGGCCGTCGCCGTGACCAGGGCCACGGCCGCCGAAGACGTCCAGCTCGCGTTGTACGCCGAAGCGCAGAAGCGCGGGTACGCCCAGGGCGAGTTCAAGCTCCCGCGGCTCTTCGCGGGCACGGACGCCGTCACCGAGCTGATCGACGCGGTCGAGGTCGACACCGTCCTCAACGCGCTCCCGGGCTCCCGCGGCCTCGAGCCGACGCTGCGGGCGCTCGCCACCGGCGCCACCCTGGCCCTGGCCAACAAGGAGTCCCTCATCGCCGGCGGCCCGCTGGTGCTCGCCGCCGCCAAGCCCGGGCAGCTCGTGCCCGTCGACTCCGAGCACTCCGCCATCGCCCAGGCCCTGCGCGCCGGGCACCGCAGCGAGGTCGCCCGGCTGGTCCTCACCGCGTCCGGCGGCCCGTTCCGCGGCCGCAAGCGCGCGGAGCTGGCCGGCGTCACCGTCGAGCAGGCGATGGCGCACCCGACCTGGTCCATGGGCCCGCTCATCACGATCAACTCCGCCACCCTGGTCAACAAGGGCCTGGAGCTGATCGAGGCGGCGCTGCTGTTCGGCATCGAGCCCGCGAAGATCGACGTCACCGTGCACCCGCAGTCGATCGTGCACTCGATGGTGACCTTCACCGACGGCTCGACGATCGCCCAGGCCAGCCCGCCGGACATGCGGCTGCCCATCGCGCTCGCGCTGCACTGGCCCGACCGGGTCCCCGGTGCCGCCGCCGCGTGCACCTGGGACCAGGCCGCGACCTGGACTTTCGAGCCGCTGGACGACGAGGCCTTCCCGGCCGTCGAGCTGGCCCGGCACTGCGGCACCGAGGGCGGCTGCCTGCCCGCGGTCTACAACGCCGCGAACGAGGAGCTGGTGTCCGCTTTCCTCGCGCAGAACACCAGCTTCACGTCGATAGTGGACACTGTTTCCGAGGTGGTGGGAGCCGCCGACGAATGGCGTCGCGAACCACGCGACGTCGAGGACGTTCTCGCGGCCGAGCGGTGGGCTCGTGCGCGGGCCGGTTCGATCATCGAGGGGAAGTAG
- a CDS encoding PLP-dependent aminotransferase family protein codes for MDRAKTPLSEGSIGSDFLQLDVREAPPGGLADWLAGQLRAAIADGRLPVGARLPASRVLAAELRVSRGVVTEAYQRLIDDGHAAGRGRAGTVVVAAPVLPPDPSPDSPAGSPVITPRPGVAVFDAVRAAPARIDLTPGVPDLTAFPRAAWLRAERAVLDELEPSHFGYGDPRGAPSMRLAVSHWLARNRGIRVDPGEIIVVAGVAQALTLVGAVLRQHGLLSVAVEDPSSLGARQHLHHCGLATPPVPVDDDGLLVSELRAPAVLLTPAHQFPMGVVLGGERRRELMRWVAGGGIVIEDDYDAEHRYDRAPVPAVRSMVPEVCYTGSVSKLLAPALRVGWLLAPPRFRDDLVAAKRFADLGNPVLAQLVLARLMETGELERQLRVVRARHRRRRDAMIRAVASGLPGAVVHGAAAGLHLTITFDADIDDVAVAAAALAAGVKVQPLSWHRQRPGRPGLVLGYAARTATEIEEGVAVLGQLVRRSWP; via the coding sequence ATGGACAGAGCCAAAACCCCGCTCTCTGAGGGGTCCATAGGGTCGGACTTCCTCCAGCTGGACGTCCGCGAGGCACCGCCGGGCGGCCTGGCGGACTGGCTCGCCGGACAGCTGCGTGCGGCGATCGCCGACGGCCGGCTCCCGGTCGGCGCCCGGCTGCCCGCGTCCCGGGTGCTGGCCGCCGAGCTGCGCGTGTCGCGGGGTGTGGTCACCGAGGCCTACCAGCGGCTGATCGACGACGGCCACGCCGCGGGCCGCGGCCGGGCGGGCACGGTCGTCGTCGCCGCGCCCGTGCTGCCGCCGGACCCGTCGCCGGACTCACCGGCCGGTTCGCCGGTGATCACGCCCCGGCCCGGGGTGGCGGTCTTCGACGCGGTCCGCGCGGCCCCGGCCCGGATCGACCTCACCCCCGGCGTCCCGGACCTGACGGCGTTCCCGCGCGCGGCGTGGCTCCGTGCCGAGCGGGCGGTGCTGGACGAGCTGGAGCCGTCCCACTTCGGTTACGGCGACCCGCGCGGCGCGCCTTCGATGCGGCTGGCGGTGTCGCACTGGCTGGCGCGCAACCGCGGGATCCGCGTCGATCCCGGTGAGATCATCGTGGTGGCCGGGGTCGCGCAGGCGTTGACGCTGGTGGGCGCGGTGTTGCGGCAGCACGGCCTGCTTTCGGTGGCCGTCGAAGACCCGAGTTCGCTGGGGGCGCGCCAGCACCTGCACCACTGCGGCTTGGCGACGCCGCCGGTCCCGGTGGACGACGACGGGCTGCTCGTGTCCGAGCTGCGCGCCCCGGCGGTGTTGCTGACCCCGGCCCACCAGTTCCCGATGGGCGTGGTGCTGGGCGGCGAGCGCCGCCGCGAGCTGATGCGCTGGGTGGCCGGCGGCGGCATCGTCATCGAGGACGACTACGACGCGGAGCACCGCTACGACCGCGCACCGGTGCCGGCGGTCCGGTCGATGGTGCCGGAGGTCTGCTACACGGGAAGCGTTTCGAAGCTGCTGGCACCGGCGCTGCGCGTCGGCTGGCTGCTGGCGCCGCCGCGCTTCCGCGACGACCTCGTGGCGGCGAAGCGGTTCGCGGACCTGGGCAATCCGGTGCTGGCCCAGCTGGTCCTGGCGCGCTTGATGGAAACCGGCGAGCTGGAGCGCCAGCTGCGGGTGGTCCGCGCCCGGCACCGCCGTCGCCGCGACGCGATGATCCGTGCTGTCGCTTCCGGCTTGCCGGGCGCGGTGGTCCACGGCGCGGCGGCGGGCCTGCACCTGACGATCACGTTCGACGCCGACATCGACGACGTCGCGGTGGCGGCGGCCGCGCTGGCGGCGGGGGTGAAGGTCCAGCCGCTGTCCTGGCACCGGCAACGGCCGGGACGGCCGGGGCTGGTGCTGGGGTACGCGGCCCGGACGGCGACGGAGATCGAAGAGGGCGTCGCGGTGCTCGGGCAGCTGGTCAGGCGCTCATGGCCGTGA
- a CDS encoding MFS transporter, producing MAERRTYSIAELGPRYKWIALSNTTLGMLIATINSSIVLIALPDIFKGIGINPLEPANTSYLLWMIMGFLVVTAVLVVSFGRLGDMYGRARMYNLGFAVFTVSSIMLAVTWFDGDAAALWLIGWRIVQGVGGAFLMANSSAILTDAFPANQRGLALGMNGVAAIAGSFLGLVVGGVLAPVDWNLIFLVSVPFGVIGTVWAYLKLHDTGIRKHARMDWWGNITFAVGLIAVLIGITYGIQPYGSSPTGWGSPFVLSCLIGGLAVLVAFVIIESKVDNPLFRLSLFRIRSFTWGNVANLTASLGRGGLQFILIIWLQGIWLPQHGYTFEQTPLWAGIYMLPMTVGFLLAAPTSGILADRIGSRLLASTGLLITAITFLLLIILPVNFDYWAFAAILLVNGIGMGMFSSPNRAEVMNSLPADARGSGAGMMTTFQNAAMVLSIGFFFSLIIAGLSSSLPSTMSQGLIEHGVPAASAAQIANLPAVAVLFAAFLGYNPIQQLLGGQLSSLPPDQAAFLTGRSFFPNLISGPFQSGLAVAFGFAIVVCLIGAVASLLTKDARPENGESVGEELAAVAGESGGGPSELVSPSTER from the coding sequence GTGGCGGAGCGCCGGACGTATTCGATCGCGGAACTGGGGCCGCGGTACAAGTGGATCGCGCTGTCCAACACGACGCTGGGCATGCTGATCGCCACGATCAACTCCTCGATCGTGCTGATCGCGCTGCCCGACATCTTCAAGGGCATCGGCATCAACCCCCTGGAACCGGCCAACACGAGCTACCTGCTGTGGATGATCATGGGCTTCCTCGTGGTCACCGCGGTGCTGGTGGTGAGCTTCGGCAGGCTCGGCGACATGTACGGCCGCGCGAGGATGTACAACCTCGGTTTCGCCGTCTTCACCGTTTCCTCCATCATGCTGGCCGTCACCTGGTTCGACGGCGACGCGGCCGCGTTGTGGCTGATCGGCTGGCGGATCGTGCAGGGCGTCGGCGGTGCCTTCCTGATGGCGAACTCCTCGGCCATCCTCACCGACGCCTTCCCGGCCAACCAGCGCGGGCTCGCGCTCGGCATGAACGGTGTCGCAGCCATCGCCGGTTCGTTCCTCGGCCTGGTCGTGGGCGGGGTGCTCGCGCCGGTCGACTGGAACCTGATCTTCCTCGTGTCGGTGCCGTTCGGCGTGATCGGCACGGTCTGGGCGTACCTCAAGCTGCACGACACCGGCATCCGCAAGCACGCGCGGATGGACTGGTGGGGCAACATCACCTTCGCCGTCGGCCTGATCGCGGTGCTGATCGGCATCACCTACGGCATCCAGCCGTACGGCTCGTCCCCGACCGGCTGGGGCAGCCCGTTCGTGCTCAGCTGCCTGATCGGCGGCCTGGCGGTGCTGGTGGCGTTCGTGATCATCGAGTCGAAGGTGGACAACCCGCTGTTTCGCCTGTCGCTGTTCCGGATCCGCTCGTTCACCTGGGGCAACGTCGCGAACCTGACGGCCTCCCTCGGCCGCGGCGGGCTGCAGTTCATCCTGATCATCTGGCTGCAGGGCATCTGGCTGCCCCAGCACGGCTACACGTTCGAGCAGACGCCGCTGTGGGCGGGCATCTACATGCTCCCGATGACGGTCGGCTTCCTGCTGGCCGCGCCGACGTCGGGCATCCTCGCCGACCGGATCGGCAGCCGCCTGCTCGCCTCCACCGGGCTGCTGATCACGGCGATCACGTTCCTGCTGCTGATCATCCTGCCGGTGAACTTCGACTACTGGGCGTTCGCGGCGATCCTGCTGGTCAACGGCATCGGCATGGGCATGTTCTCCTCGCCCAACCGCGCCGAGGTGATGAACAGCCTGCCGGCCGACGCGCGCGGCTCCGGCGCGGGCATGATGACGACGTTCCAGAACGCGGCGATGGTCCTGTCGATCGGCTTCTTCTTCAGCTTGATCATCGCGGGCCTGTCTTCGAGCCTGCCGTCGACGATGAGCCAGGGCTTGATCGAGCACGGCGTCCCGGCGGCCTCGGCGGCGCAGATCGCGAACCTCCCGGCGGTGGCGGTGCTGTTCGCGGCGTTCCTGGGCTACAACCCGATCCAGCAGCTCCTGGGCGGTCAGCTGTCGTCGCTGCCGCCGGACCAGGCCGCGTTCCTGACGGGCCGCAGCTTCTTCCCGAACCTGATTTCGGGCCCGTTCCAGTCGGGATTGGCGGTGGCGTTCGGCTTCGCGATCGTCGTGTGCCTGATCGGCGCGGTGGCTTCGCTGCTGACGAAGGACGCGCGCCCGGAGAACGGCGAGTCGGTGGGGGAGGAGCTGGCCGCCGTGGCCGGGGAGTCGGGTGGCGGGCCGAGCGAACTGGTGTCGCCGTCGACCGAACGCTGA
- a CDS encoding VOC family protein, which yields MTPEPNVWPALRYDDAPAAVRFLVDVLGFTEALVVPEGELIAHAELRWPEGGAVMLGSVRPPDGVHDAMKPGTAAVYVVSDQVDEVYARVQAAGAEITAELTDTEYGSHTFSLRDPEGNAWTLGTYRGAA from the coding sequence ATGACTCCTGAACCGAACGTCTGGCCCGCCCTCCGGTACGACGACGCCCCCGCGGCGGTCCGCTTCCTCGTCGACGTCCTCGGCTTCACCGAAGCGCTGGTGGTGCCCGAGGGGGAGCTGATCGCGCACGCCGAGCTGCGCTGGCCCGAGGGCGGTGCGGTGATGCTGGGCAGCGTCCGCCCACCGGACGGCGTCCACGACGCGATGAAGCCGGGCACGGCCGCGGTGTACGTGGTGTCGGACCAGGTCGACGAGGTGTACGCGCGGGTGCAGGCCGCGGGTGCGGAGATCACGGCCGAGCTGACGGACACCGAGTACGGCTCGCACACGTTCAGCCTGCGCGACCCGGAGGGCAACGCCTGGACGCTCGGCACCTACCGCGGCGCGGCCTGA
- a CDS encoding AraC family transcriptional regulator — MSVVTITLAFVSVTWAIRQPHPVVRPLVTRYVGYAQDDVTLAVHRGLPSRHVTLVISLAGPVRMAGQSFQALVGGLHTRAVLIRQDRVQEGVQLELDPLGVRTLFGVTAAELSGEVADLADFGLGWLPDRLRELPWRERFALLDDVLAARAVEPVVPPPELGEAWRRLRGADGQVRVADLADEVGWSRRHLGERFRTELGLAPKQAARVLRFERAGRMLRRGRTDLAALAAECGFYDQAHLTNEWRALAGCTPGTWIAEELPFLQDQEAEVARS, encoded by the coding sequence ATGTCGGTGGTGACGATTACGCTGGCATTCGTGAGCGTGACCTGGGCCATTCGCCAGCCGCACCCGGTGGTGCGGCCCCTGGTCACGCGCTATGTGGGGTACGCGCAGGACGATGTCACGCTGGCCGTCCACCGCGGCCTGCCGTCCCGGCATGTGACGCTCGTCATCAGCCTCGCCGGGCCGGTGCGGATGGCCGGGCAGAGCTTCCAGGCGCTGGTCGGCGGGCTGCACACGCGCGCGGTGCTGATCCGGCAGGACCGCGTGCAGGAGGGGGTCCAGCTGGAACTGGACCCGCTGGGCGTGCGGACGCTGTTCGGGGTGACGGCGGCCGAGCTGAGCGGCGAGGTCGCCGACCTCGCCGACTTCGGTCTCGGCTGGTTGCCCGACAGGCTGCGGGAGCTGCCATGGCGCGAGCGGTTCGCGCTGCTCGACGACGTGCTGGCCGCCCGGGCGGTCGAGCCGGTGGTGCCGCCGCCCGAGCTGGGGGAGGCGTGGCGGCGGCTGCGGGGTGCGGACGGGCAGGTGCGCGTCGCGGACCTCGCGGACGAGGTCGGCTGGAGCCGCCGCCACCTGGGCGAGCGCTTCCGCACGGAGCTGGGGCTGGCGCCGAAGCAGGCGGCGCGGGTGCTGCGGTTCGAGCGGGCCGGGCGCATGCTGCGGCGCGGGCGGACGGACCTGGCGGCGCTGGCGGCGGAGTGCGGGTTCTACGACCAGGCGCACCTGACGAACGAATGGCGCGCGCTGGCCGGGTGCACGCCGGGGACGTGGATCGCCGAGGAGCTCCCGTTCCTCCAAGACCAGGAGGCGGAGGTGGCGCGAAGCTGA
- the ispG gene encoding flavodoxin-dependent (E)-4-hydroxy-3-methylbut-2-enyl-diphosphate synthase has product MTVALGMPALPPPVLSERRKTRQLQVGSVGVGSDHPISVQSMTTTLTSDVNATLQQIAELTAAGCDIVRVACPSADDAEALPAIARKSQIPVIADIHFQPKYVFAAIEAGCAAVRVNPGNIRKFDDQVKEIAQAAKDHGTPIRIGVNAGSLDKRIMDKYGKATPEALAESALWEASLFAEHDFHDIKISVKHNDPVVMVRAYEILAEQCDYPLHLGVTEAGPAFQGTIKSAVAFGALLRQGIGDTIRVSLSAPPVEEVKVGIQILQSLNLKQRKLEIVSCPSCGRAQVDVYTLAEQVTAGLEGMEIPLRVAVMGCVVNGPGEAREADLGVASGNGKGQIFVKGEVIKTVPEHAIVETLIEEAMRIAEEAGEALGEGAPVVTAG; this is encoded by the coding sequence GTGACCGTCGCACTCGGTATGCCCGCCCTGCCCCCGCCCGTCCTGTCCGAGCGTCGCAAGACCCGCCAGCTGCAGGTGGGGTCGGTCGGCGTCGGCAGCGACCACCCGATCTCCGTCCAGTCGATGACGACGACGCTCACCTCCGACGTCAACGCGACCCTGCAGCAGATCGCCGAGCTGACCGCCGCGGGCTGCGACATCGTCCGCGTCGCGTGCCCGTCGGCCGACGACGCCGAGGCGCTGCCCGCGATCGCGCGGAAGTCGCAGATCCCGGTGATCGCCGACATCCACTTCCAGCCGAAGTACGTCTTCGCGGCGATCGAGGCGGGCTGCGCGGCGGTGCGCGTCAACCCGGGCAACATCCGGAAGTTCGACGACCAGGTCAAGGAGATCGCGCAGGCCGCGAAGGACCACGGCACGCCGATCCGGATCGGCGTCAACGCCGGCTCGCTCGACAAGCGGATCATGGACAAGTACGGCAAGGCGACGCCGGAGGCGCTGGCCGAGTCGGCGCTGTGGGAGGCGTCGCTGTTCGCCGAGCACGACTTCCACGACATCAAGATCTCGGTGAAGCACAACGACCCGGTGGTCATGGTGCGCGCTTACGAGATCCTCGCCGAGCAGTGCGACTACCCGCTGCACCTCGGCGTCACCGAGGCGGGCCCGGCCTTCCAGGGCACGATCAAGTCGGCCGTCGCGTTCGGCGCGCTGCTGCGCCAGGGCATCGGCGACACGATCCGCGTCTCGCTGTCCGCGCCGCCGGTCGAAGAGGTCAAGGTCGGCATCCAGATCCTGCAGTCGCTGAACCTCAAGCAGCGCAAGCTGGAGATCGTCTCGTGCCCGTCCTGCGGGCGCGCGCAGGTCGACGTCTACACGCTCGCCGAGCAGGTCACCGCCGGGCTCGAGGGCATGGAGATCCCGCTGCGCGTGGCCGTCATGGGCTGCGTCGTGAACGGCCCGGGCGAGGCCCGCGAGGCCGATCTGGGCGTGGCGTCGGGCAACGGCAAGGGCCAGATCTTCGTCAAGGGCGAGGTCATCAAGACCGTGCCCGAGCACGCGATCGTCGAGACGCTCATCGAAGAGGCCATGCGCATCGCCGAGGAGGCCGGCGAGGCCCTTGGTGAGGGCGCGCCGGTGGTCACCGCCGGCTGA
- a CDS encoding aminoglycoside phosphotransferase family protein, translated as MTAEEVLQDRPHRRVVRIGDTVRRPTFPWSPAVHALLRHLEAVGFRWAPRVLGLDEEGREVLTYLEGESGPQGWAQVVGDAGLARFARLLRDYHDAVAGFRPPPESRWFGGTTGTGGSEVICHGDFGPWNVVWQGEQPVGILDWDYARPAPRLHDVCYALEYVAPFRDDAECLRSLRYPRPPHRRHRLEVFAGAYSLTSTSGLVDAVIDVQRTVLAQVRRLADAGHQPQAGWAADGHLEQLAGRLAWSRENRHLFE; from the coding sequence GTGACCGCGGAAGAGGTGTTGCAGGACCGGCCACATCGGCGGGTGGTGCGGATCGGCGACACCGTCCGCCGGCCGACGTTTCCGTGGTCGCCGGCCGTCCACGCGCTGCTCCGCCACCTGGAGGCCGTGGGTTTCCGGTGGGCACCTCGTGTCCTGGGCCTCGACGAAGAAGGCCGCGAGGTGCTGACCTATCTGGAGGGTGAGTCCGGCCCGCAGGGCTGGGCGCAGGTGGTCGGCGATGCCGGTCTGGCGAGGTTCGCCCGGTTGCTGCGGGACTACCACGATGCGGTGGCCGGCTTTCGGCCGCCGCCGGAGTCCAGGTGGTTCGGCGGAACGACCGGGACCGGTGGCAGCGAGGTGATCTGCCACGGTGACTTCGGTCCGTGGAACGTCGTCTGGCAAGGGGAGCAGCCGGTCGGCATCCTCGATTGGGACTACGCCCGTCCCGCACCCCGGCTGCACGACGTCTGCTACGCCCTGGAATACGTCGCTCCCTTCCGCGATGACGCCGAATGCCTGCGGTCGCTGCGCTATCCTCGTCCCCCTCACCGGCGGCACCGCTTGGAGGTGTTCGCCGGCGCCTACAGCCTGACGTCCACGTCGGGACTGGTCGATGCCGTGATCGACGTCCAGCGGACCGTGCTCGCGCAGGTCCGGAGGCTGGCCGACGCGGGGCACCAGCCTCAGGCCGGCTGGGCTGCCGACGGCCATCTCGAGCAGCTGGCGGGCCGGCTCGCCTGGAGCCGGGAAAACCGGCACCTGTTCGAGTAG
- a CDS encoding site-2 protease family protein, whose amino-acid sequence MLAYIIGVVLFALGICVSVALHEAGHMVTAKAFGMKVRRYFVGFGPTVFSWRRGETEYGLKWIPLGGFCDIAGMTALDEVTPDEAPRAMWRFKTWKRTVVMSAGSVTHFILGFVVLYLMAVTMGLPSPAAAEAPKPVLATTSCAVPTTSKEQAAAQAKNPTCPQGAPTPAATAGLRAGDTVLAVGGKPVATWEEMLTAVQATSGRTVFEVQRGTEKLWLVVDVPKVQRWNGSAVKEVGMIGASPKVPQLTTQYGPVAAVGATFDFTGMMFSETAQRLVQFPERIPAVVTAIFGGERDKNTPVSVVGASRLGGEAVENGVWVLFFLLLASLNFFIGVFNLLPLLPLDGGHIAVVWYERVRDWIRTRRGKVAGGPVDYTKLSGITMVLVLIGGAVTLLTVTADIVNPIRIGQ is encoded by the coding sequence GTGCTCGCCTACATCATCGGTGTGGTGCTCTTCGCGCTGGGGATCTGCGTCTCAGTCGCACTGCACGAGGCCGGCCACATGGTCACCGCGAAGGCCTTCGGCATGAAGGTCCGCCGGTACTTCGTGGGCTTCGGGCCCACGGTGTTCTCCTGGCGCCGCGGCGAGACCGAGTACGGCCTGAAGTGGATCCCGCTCGGCGGGTTCTGCGACATCGCCGGCATGACGGCGCTCGACGAGGTGACCCCGGACGAGGCGCCGCGCGCGATGTGGCGGTTCAAGACCTGGAAGCGCACCGTCGTCATGTCGGCCGGGTCGGTCACCCACTTCATCCTGGGCTTCGTGGTCCTCTACCTGATGGCCGTGACCATGGGCCTGCCGAGCCCGGCGGCCGCCGAAGCGCCCAAGCCGGTGCTGGCGACGACCTCCTGCGCCGTCCCGACCACGTCGAAGGAACAGGCCGCCGCCCAGGCCAAGAACCCCACCTGCCCGCAGGGCGCGCCGACCCCGGCGGCGACGGCCGGGCTGCGGGCCGGCGACACGGTGCTCGCCGTCGGCGGGAAGCCGGTCGCGACCTGGGAGGAGATGCTCACCGCCGTCCAGGCCACCAGCGGCCGGACGGTGTTCGAGGTGCAGCGCGGCACCGAGAAGCTGTGGCTCGTCGTCGACGTGCCGAAGGTGCAGCGCTGGAACGGCTCCGCGGTCAAGGAGGTCGGCATGATCGGCGCCTCGCCCAAGGTGCCGCAGCTGACCACGCAGTACGGCCCGGTCGCCGCGGTCGGCGCCACGTTCGACTTCACCGGCATGATGTTCTCCGAGACGGCGCAGCGGCTCGTCCAGTTCCCCGAGCGCATTCCCGCCGTGGTCACCGCGATCTTCGGCGGCGAACGCGACAAGAACACGCCCGTCAGCGTCGTCGGGGCGAGCCGGCTCGGCGGCGAGGCCGTCGAGAACGGCGTCTGGGTGCTGTTCTTCCTGCTGCTGGCCAGCCTGAACTTCTTCATCGGCGTGTTCAACCTGCTGCCGCTGCTGCCGCTGGACGGCGGGCACATCGCGGTGGTCTGGTACGAGCGCGTCCGCGACTGGATCCGCACGCGGCGGGGCAAGGTGGCCGGGGGACCGGTCGACTACACGAAGCTGTCCGGGATCACGATGGTCCTCGTGCTCATCGGCGGCGCGGTGACGCTACTCACGGTGACCGCCGACATCGTCAACCCGATCCGGATCGGCCAGTAG
- a CDS encoding DUF4177 domain-containing protein, which yields MQRYTYKVVEVREKLLGGKMSGGKLEKLLNDHAEDGWQLKAITSAEVKGRVGPGGVEGLLVTFERPVQ from the coding sequence ATGCAGCGTTATACGTACAAGGTCGTCGAGGTCCGCGAGAAGCTGCTCGGCGGCAAGATGTCGGGCGGCAAGCTGGAGAAACTGCTGAACGACCACGCCGAGGACGGGTGGCAGCTCAAGGCCATCACCTCGGCGGAGGTGAAGGGCCGGGTCGGGCCCGGCGGCGTCGAGGGACTGCTGGTGACCTTCGAGCGGCCGGTGCAGTAG
- a CDS encoding peptidylprolyl isomerase, protein MKLRWGLAVFAVLGALVVPAAPASASVPSVRCTFTPTPDNPAARPVVRPWPVAPTRGTVDVTFRFNYGPVTVRLDRAGAAPCAVHNMVSLVLQRFYDRSQCWRLSNSSRLGVLQCGDIYEVEKGGPGYKFPDEVSGAETYPRGTIAMGNQGPGTNGSEFFIVHSFANIPANYSVMGRVIRGMSAIDRMVADGIIPTDPNGPLDGAPAHPVKIQRATVGR, encoded by the coding sequence ATGAAGCTGCGCTGGGGACTGGCCGTGTTCGCTGTTCTGGGTGCCCTGGTGGTACCCGCCGCTCCGGCCTCGGCTTCGGTGCCGTCGGTCCGGTGCACGTTCACGCCGACCCCGGACAACCCGGCGGCGCGCCCCGTGGTCCGTCCGTGGCCGGTGGCGCCGACCCGCGGGACCGTGGACGTGACCTTCCGGTTCAACTACGGGCCGGTGACCGTGCGGCTGGACCGCGCGGGGGCCGCTCCGTGCGCGGTGCACAACATGGTTTCGCTGGTTCTGCAGCGGTTCTACGACCGGTCCCAGTGCTGGCGGCTTTCGAATTCTTCCCGTCTCGGCGTTCTCCAGTGCGGAGACATCTACGAGGTCGAGAAGGGCGGGCCGGGGTACAAGTTCCCGGACGAGGTCTCGGGCGCCGAGACGTACCCGCGCGGGACGATCGCGATGGGCAACCAGGGGCCCGGGACGAACGGGTCGGAGTTCTTCATCGTGCACTCGTTCGCGAACATCCCGGCGAACTATTCGGTCATGGGGCGGGTGATCCGGGGGATGTCCGCGATTGATCGGATGGTGGCGGACGGGATCATCCCGACCGATCCGAACGGGCCACTGGACGGGGCGCCGGCTCACCCGGTGAAGATTCAGCGCGCCACCGTCGGCCGGTAA